GGTCAGGTTGGGCGAGTCGGTGTTCAGGATCGAGTAGTCGTTGCCGCGGCGCAACTCCAGCGTCACCTCGCCGGTCACGGCGCGCGCCACCCAGCGCTGCGCGGTTTCGCGCAGCATGATGGCCTGCGGGTCGAACCAGCGGCCCTGGTAGAGCAGGCGGCCGAGCTTGCGGCCGTTGTCGCGGTACTGCTCGATGGTGTCCTCGTTGTGGATGCCAGTGACCAGGCGCTCGTAGGCGATGAACAGCAGCGCCAGGCCCGGGGCCTCGTAGATGCCGCGGCTCTTGGCCTCGATGATGCGGTTCTCGATCTGGTCGCTCATGCCCAGGCCGTGGCGCCCGCCGATGCGGTTGGCTTCGAGCAGCAGTTCCACGGGGCTGGCGAAGCTCACGCCGTTGAGCGCCACCGGCTGGCCTTCCTCGAAGCGCACCGTGACTTCCTCGCGTTTGACCTCGACCTCGTCGCGCCAGAAGGCCACGCCCATGATGGGCTGCACGATCTTCATGCCCGTGCTCAGGTGCTCGAGGTCCTTGGCCTCGTGCGTGGCGCCCAGCATGTTGGAGTCGGTGGAGTAGGCCTTCTCGGCCGACATCTTGTAGCCGAAGCCGGCCTTGGTCATAAAGGCCGACATCTCGGCGCGGCCGCCCAGCTCGTCGATGAACAGCTGGTCGAGCCAGGGCTTGTAGATCTTGAGGCTGGGGTTGGTCAGCAGGCCGTAGCGGTAGAAGCGCTCGATGTCGTTGCCCTTGAAGGTGCTGCCGTCGCCCCAGATGTGGACGTCGTCCTCCTTCATCGCCGCCACCAGCATGGTGCCCGTGACCGCGCG
This Variovorax terrae DNA region includes the following protein-coding sequences:
- the argG gene encoding argininosuccinate synthase yields the protein MATILQNLPAGQKVGIAFSGGLDTSAALHWMKLKGAVPYAYTANLGQPDEPDYDEIPRKALQYGAEKARLIDCRTQLVAEGIAALQSGAFHITTAGATYFNTTPIGRAVTGTMLVAAMKEDDVHIWGDGSTFKGNDIERFYRYGLLTNPSLKIYKPWLDQLFIDELGGRAEMSAFMTKAGFGYKMSAEKAYSTDSNMLGATHEAKDLEHLSTGMKIVQPIMGVAFWRDEVEVKREEVTVRFEEGQPVALNGVSFASPVELLLEANRIGGRHGLGMSDQIENRIIEAKSRGIYEAPGLALLFIAYERLVTGIHNEDTIEQYRDNGRKLGRLLYQGRWFDPQAIMLRETAQRWVARAVTGEVTLELRRGNDYSILNTDSPNLTYKPERLSMEKVEDAPFSPADRIGQLTMRNLDIVDTRDKLGIYTRSGLLSLGEGAALPSLGNDKDH